The Argentina anserina chromosome 3, drPotAnse1.1, whole genome shotgun sequence genome includes a region encoding these proteins:
- the LOC126786331 gene encoding NEP1-interacting protein-like 1: MYSLCEELFSGLLEGALRAKEVVSLWVLATLEGLGSGALIGVAKTVLLAGFTCILAVGGAVVGAVHGAMKGQTTETGFSIGAGVGGLTGAIAAIQLMDLVVHGQPLSKVALLGGLVNGKVFREWVSYAVLKAYHWQVSTLESYREVYELYDIIRAQGLSPECIQNIPQTIFCSGDIIDSSEELCCTICLQELEDGEYTRELPICKHLFHLACIDIWLRRQGSCPMCRVPVGDNTML, from the exons ATGTATAGTTTGTGCGAGGAGTTATTTTCAGGCTTATTGGAGGGTGCATTGAGAGCTAAAGAGGTTGTTTCTCTGTGGGTTTTGGCTACACTTGAGGGTTTGGGAAGTGGAGCTCTGATTGGAGTTGCTAAGACAGTTCTTCTTGCTGGATTTACCTGCATTCTTGCAGTAG GAGGAGCTGTGGTGGGAGCAGTTCATGGAGCCATGAAAGGCCAGACAACAGAAACTGGATTTTCTATCGGAGCCGGAGTAGGCGGTTTGACGGGGGCTATTGCTGCCATTCAGTTGATGGATTTGGTAGTTCATGGGCAGCCATTGTCTAAG GTTGCTCTCCTAGGTGGGTTGGTAAATGGGAAGGTGTTTAGGGAGTGGGTGAGCTATGCTGTGCTAAAGGCCTATCATTGGCAA GTAAGCACGCTGGAGTCATACAGGGAGGTTTATGAACTCTATGACATCATTAGAGCACAGGGGTTATCCCCAGAATGCATTCAAAATATCCCTCAAACTATATTTTGTTCTGGCGATATCATCGATTCTTCGGAAGAGTTATGCTGCACCATTTGCTTACAG GAATTGGAGGATGGAGAGTACACAAGAGAACTTCCCATCTGTAAACACTTGTTTCACTTGGCCTGCATAGACATATGGCTAAGGCGACAAGGCTCTTGCCCTATGTGTAGAGTACCCGTCGGCGACAACACAATGCTCTAA